The DNA window GGGGGCGCGCTGGTGCCGGTCACCGGTGGCGCGGGCGATCTGTGGGCGTTCTACACCGAGGGCTTCCACGACGGCGTCGGGCTCGGCTCGGACGCCTGGGCCCCGCCCTACGTGGCCGTCGTCGCGGCCCTGTCCACGCTGGCGCTCGGCAAGACCTGGCTCGCCGTGTCGGTGCTGCTGCTCGGCTCGGTGCCGCTGGCCGGGGCCACCGCGTACCTCGCCACCCGGCACGTCGTCCCGGCGGTGCCGGCGCGGGCGTGGGCGGCCGGCACGTACGCGCTGCTGCCCGTCGCGACCGGCGCGGTTGCGGCCGGGCGGCTGGGCACGGCCGTGGTGTTCGTGCTGGTGCCGGTCTACGCCTCCCTCGGCACGACCGTCCTGTCCGCCGAGCCGCGCCGCGCCCGCCGCGCCGCCTGGGCGCTCGGGCTGCTGCTGGCGGTCGGCACGGCGTTCGTGCCGCTCACGTACCCGATGGTCGCGGTGCTCGGCGTTGCCGCGCTCGCGGTGCGGCGGCCTCGGGGCGCGGTGACGTCCGTCGCCGTCGCGCTGCTCGTGCCGGTGGCGCTGCTGCTCCCCTGGCTGGCCGGGCTCGTGACGGAGCCGGGCCGGATCCTGCGCGAGGCCGGGCTGCACGACCCCGCCCTGGTCGACGCCGCGCTCGGGCCCGAGTCGCTGCTCGCGCTCTCCCCCGGTGGGCCGGGACTGCCGCCGTTCTGGGTGACCGCGGGCCTGCTGGTGACGGCGCTGGCCGCGCTGCTCATGCGCCGCCAGCGGACGATCGTCGCCATCGGCTGGGGCGTCGCCCTGTACGGGACGCTGGTCGCGATCCTGGTCAGCCGCATCGAGATCGAAGGGGCGCGGGCCTGGCCGGGCGTGCCGCTCGCGTTCGCCGGCACCGGGCTCGTGGTGCTCGTCGCCCTGACCGCGCACCGCCTGACCGAGCTGCGCGCCGGCGGCGGGCTGCGGCGGCTCGGCGCGACGGCGGTCGTGGCGGTGGCCTTCAGCACGCCGCTGCTGGCCGCCGGCTGGTGGGTGGCCACCGGCGTACGCGGCCCGCTCACCGGCGACGCCCCCGACGTGCTGCCCGCCCTCGCCGCCGCCCGCAGCCAGCACGGCGAGCGCACCCTCGTGGTCAAGGGCTCCGCGTTCACCGTCCTGCACGGCCGTACGCCGCTGCTCGGCGAGGCCGAGCTGCCCGTCCCCGCCGAGGCCGCCGCCCGCGTGGCCACCGCCGCGCAAGGGCTGATCGGCGGGCGCGGCGGCGACGCGGCCACCCTGGCCCAGCAGGGCATCGCCATGGTCGCGGTGGCCCCGCCCGTGCCGCAGGGGCTCGCGAGGACGCTCGACTCGCAGCCTTCGCTCGAACGCCTGAGCCTGTCGGAGGCCGGCGGCCTGTGGCGGCTGGCCGAGCCCGTCACCCGGGTGCCGGTCAGGCCGGAGAGCGTCCTGTACCGGCCGTGGCTGTGGGCGCAGGGCGTGATGGTGCTGGTCATGGTGGTCCTCGCGGCGCCGGGGCGGCGCGAGAGCCCGCAGGAGACGCCCGCCGAGCCCGTCCCCGTCGCGCCCCTCCTGGCGGCGAGGGCGTCATGAGGACCTTCGTCGAGAACAGGTTCGGCCTCCTCGCGGTGGTGACCGTCGTGCTCGCCGTCCTGTACGGGGTCGCGTGGATCACCCGCCCCGCCCCGGCGGCCCCGGCCGCCTCCGCCCCGCGCAAGGTGCCGGTCGAGTCGGTCACCGCCGTCTGCCCCGGGACGAAAGGGGAGAAGGTCGGCGTCTACCTGCCCGGCTCGCTGGCGTACGAGACCATGAAGAGCGGCGCCCCGTACGTGACCGACGGGCCCGGCGCGCTGGAGGCCGGCTACACCGTCCGCGTCGCCGGGGGCGCGGACCGCGGCCTGGCCGGTGTGCGCTGCACCGAGCCCGCCCCGGTCACCTGGCTCCTCGGCCCCGGGCCGGCCGACGCGGCCGTGGTCCTCCGCCTCGCCAACGCCGACAAGGCCCCCGCCCTGGTGGACGTGCAGGTGCACGCTCCAGAGGGCCCGGTCTCCGGCGACAAGGGCGTCGGGCTGGAGGTCGCGCCCGGCCGGCAGCGCGTGATCGACCTGCGTACGCTCGCGCCGTCGGCCGAGATCGCGGCCGTCAGCGTCACCACGATCCTCGGCAGGGTCGCCGTCTCGGCCCGCGCCGTCCTGGAGACCGGCGGCGTCGACTGGCTGCCCGCCGCCGCCCCGCCCGCCACCCGCGTGGTCGTGCCGGGCATCCCGGGCGGCGGCGGAGGCCGGCAGCTCCTCGTCGCCACCCCCGGCGAGACGGACGCGGTCGTACGGGTGCGCGCCGTCGGCGAGGACGCCGAGTACGCGATGCGCGGGCGCGAGACGCTCGACGTGCCGGCCGGCGGCGTCGTCTCGGCGGATGTCACCACCGGGCTCGGCGCGTCCTCCGCGGCCCTCGTCCTCACCTCGAACGTGCCGATCGTGGCCGGCGCGGTCATGACCGGCACCGGTCAGCGCCAGGACGTCGCCTTCACCGCCGGCACGCCGTCACTGGAGCTGGGCAGCGCGGTGGCCCGCAACGGCGCCGGCTCCCGCCTGGTGCTGACGGCGGTCGGGGCGGCGGCGGGCAGGGTGCGGGTCCAGGTGGTGCCGGGCAAGGGCGCGGCCGAGCCGCCGTTCGACGTGGACGTGCCCGCCGGCCGCACCCGGAGCGTCCGGCTCAAGGCGCGCGGCGACTTCGCGATCGTGGTGACCCCGGTGTCCGGGGAGGTCTACGGCGGCCGGGTGCTGGAGGAACGCCTCAAGGACGGTCTCATGCTCACCGTCCAGCCCTTGGCCCCCGCGCGGGTGTGGACCCTGCTGCCCCCGCTCACGGACACCCCGCGGGTGGTCGCGCCCTGAGGTCAGGGGGGTCAGCGACGGTCGTCGTAGCCCGGGTCGACGGTCTCGGGGGAGAGGCCGAGCAGCGTGGCGACCTGCTCCACCACGGTGTCGTGGACCATCGCGCCGAGGGTGTCGCGGTCGCGCGCCCTCGCCTCCAGCGGGCGGCGGTAGACGACCACCGCCGCCGGGTTCTGGCCGCTGGCGGCGTCGGCGCGGCCGAGGGGGATCGGGTCGGAGGTCAGGCGCGGCCCGTCGTCCAGTTCGCTGAGCGGCGGCACCTCCTCCACCGCGAACTCCACGGCGGAGAGCTGCCGCTCCCAGCGCGGACGCAGCCGGTCGACGGCGTCGAGCACGAGGTCGTCGAAGCGCTCGCTGCGCGACTTGGCCAGGGGGACATGAGAGGGGGCGAGCGGGCCGCGAAGCCCGCGACCGTGGCGATCGCGCCGTCTGGGACCGCGCCGTGGTGTCACACGGCAAGTGTACGGGGACGATCCACCCGATCACGGTGTGACGGGGCCGGTGGGTAGCCTGGTGGTGATCCTTTCGTACGCCCCCACGGGCGGCCGTCCCCCGATCCCGGCAGGTGGTCCCGGGTGCGTCATCGGGGCATGTGGGTGGAAAGGCTGAGACAGGTGTCCGAATTGTGGCGACACGCTCGTTAAGAGCGCTCAGATAGTGGCGCCTCGCACTCTTACCAGATACGGTCCCTCCGTGAGCCCCGTCCGCCGCTGTTCCCGCACCGCCTGCAGCCAGCCTGCCGTCTTCACGCTCACGTACGTATACGCCGACTCGACCGCTGTTCTCGGCCCCCTGGCGACGTACGCGGAGCCACACTGCTACGACCTGTGCGCCGAACACGCCGAACGGCTGACCGCTCCCCGCGGCTGGGAGGTCGTGCGGCTGCCCACGGACGGCGCCTCACCCAGCTCCGACGACCTCGAAGCCCTGGCCAACGCCGTCAGGGAGGCCGCCCGCCCGGCCCGTCCTGGCAGTGGCGAGCCCGTCGGCGACGGCGTCGAGGTCGGCAGGCGGGGCCACCTGCGCATCCTCCGCTCGGCTCAGCCCAACCGCGAGAGGTGACGCCCGGCCTTCCCCATCGGCCGGTAAAGTCGAAGGACGTGTCCGCGGTCGATTCGTAGGAGTTCCGATTAATCGCACGTTCTCCCTGGTCGCCTTCGATCTGGACGACACGCTCGCGGTGTCCAAGTCCCAGATCGACGAGCGGATGGCCGCGCTCCTGGCCCGGCTGCTCGACGCCGTCGAGGTCTGCGTCATCTCCGGCGGGCAGTTCGCCCAGTTCCAGACCCAGGTGCTGCGGCACCTGCCGATCGACGACCGCCTGCGCGCCCGGCTGCACCTCATGCCGACCTGCGGCACCCGCTACTACCGCTGGAAGGACGGCGACTGGTCCCTCGTCTACGCCGAGGACTTCGCCGAGTCCGAGAAGGCGGAGATCATCGAGGTGCTCACCAGGTCCGCGAAGGAGCTCGGCCTCTGGAGCGACGGCACCTGGGGCGACATCATCGAGGACCGCGGCAGCCAGATCACCTTCTCGGCGCTCGGGCAGCAGGCGCCGCCGGACGCGAAATACGCCTGGGACCCCGACGGCGCCAAGCGCCGCCTGCTGTGCGCGCGGGTCTCCGAGCAACTGCCCGGCCTTGAGGTGCGCGGCGGCGGCTCGACGTCGGTCGACATCACCCGCCAGGGCGTCGACAAGGCGTACGGCATCGGCCGCCTGCTCGAAGCCCTCGACCTGACGATCGACGACGTGCTGTTCGTCGGCGACCGCCTCGACGAGGGCGGCAACGACTACCCCGTCAAGCTGATGGGCGTGGAGTGCGTGGCCGTCGAAGGCTGGGAGCAGACCGCGGATTTCGTGGCGAACTTCCTCGCGAGAGAAGGGCTCGATGGCGCGGTGTCCGTCGGTTAAATTGAATCGACCGTAGCCCGCAGGGCTATCGAGGGGCGGCGCCCATGTGCGATTCGAGGTCGACGATTCATGCGCGATCCCGCTCAGCTCAATCTCCTCGCGGCGCTGGCCTCGGCGTTGGCGGGCATGGGCTCCGCTCTTGCTGCTGCGTTCATGATCCGCCTGCAGCGGCGCTGGTCGTCTGCCGACGCGCTGCTGAGGATCGCAGAGGTGTTCGAGAGCGCCGCGTTCCGGAA is part of the Nonomuraea coxensis DSM 45129 genome and encodes:
- a CDS encoding glycosyltransferase family 2 protein, with translation MSRPYVTVVVVAHDGGRWLGETLRALVSQSRRPDRVIGVDNGSRDGSADLLVQALGRGNVISLPRSAAFAESVAEALGRLPSAGPDEWIWLLHDDCAPDRWALEALLAVAGQEPKAAVVGPKLRDWLDRRRLLEVGVTVGRTGRRDTGLEPHEFDQGQHDGVREVMSVSTAGMLVRRDVWETVGGLDPFLPLFRDDLDLCWRIRNAGHKVLVTTSAVAWHAEAAARRRRRITVSGDHPRRLDRRNAIFVVMANLPFRAMLWALLRNVLGSAFRTLMFIVGKQPANALDELVAMGSVLVHPFRLVRARRARRYGRKKGYIRVKRLMTPPGAAYRRLVDMVQSFLAGGAPVDAAGRHHHAAAPSGEDEEQALVPADSGAVKRFLSRPGVVLMLALAAVSLVAERSLLLGDRLGGGALVPVTGGAGDLWAFYTEGFHDGVGLGSDAWAPPYVAVVAALSTLALGKTWLAVSVLLLGSVPLAGATAYLATRHVVPAVPARAWAAGTYALLPVATGAVAAGRLGTAVVFVLVPVYASLGTTVLSAEPRRARRAAWALGLLLAVGTAFVPLTYPMVAVLGVAALAVRRPRGAVTSVAVALLVPVALLLPWLAGLVTEPGRILREAGLHDPALVDAALGPESLLALSPGGPGLPPFWVTAGLLVTALAALLMRRQRTIVAIGWGVALYGTLVAILVSRIEIEGARAWPGVPLAFAGTGLVVLVALTAHRLTELRAGGGLRRLGATAVVAVAFSTPLLAAGWWVATGVRGPLTGDAPDVLPALAAARSQHGERTLVVKGSAFTVLHGRTPLLGEAELPVPAEAAARVATAAQGLIGGRGGDAATLAQQGIAMVAVAPPVPQGLARTLDSQPSLERLSLSEAGGLWRLAEPVTRVPVRPESVLYRPWLWAQGVMVLVMVVLAAPGRRESPQETPAEPVPVAPLLAARAS
- a CDS encoding metallopeptidase family protein; this translates as MTPRRGPRRRDRHGRGLRGPLAPSHVPLAKSRSERFDDLVLDAVDRLRPRWERQLSAVEFAVEEVPPLSELDDGPRLTSDPIPLGRADAASGQNPAAVVVYRRPLEARARDRDTLGAMVHDTVVEQVATLLGLSPETVDPGYDDRR
- a CDS encoding HAD-IIB family hydrolase, producing the protein MSKSQIDERMAALLARLLDAVEVCVISGGQFAQFQTQVLRHLPIDDRLRARLHLMPTCGTRYYRWKDGDWSLVYAEDFAESEKAEIIEVLTRSAKELGLWSDGTWGDIIEDRGSQITFSALGQQAPPDAKYAWDPDGAKRRLLCARVSEQLPGLEVRGGGSTSVDITRQGVDKAYGIGRLLEALDLTIDDVLFVGDRLDEGGNDYPVKLMGVECVAVEGWEQTADFVANFLAREGLDGAVSVG
- a CDS encoding DUF5719 family protein, encoding MRTFVENRFGLLAVVTVVLAVLYGVAWITRPAPAAPAASAPRKVPVESVTAVCPGTKGEKVGVYLPGSLAYETMKSGAPYVTDGPGALEAGYTVRVAGGADRGLAGVRCTEPAPVTWLLGPGPADAAVVLRLANADKAPALVDVQVHAPEGPVSGDKGVGLEVAPGRQRVIDLRTLAPSAEIAAVSVTTILGRVAVSARAVLETGGVDWLPAAAPPATRVVVPGIPGGGGGRQLLVATPGETDAVVRVRAVGEDAEYAMRGRETLDVPAGGVVSADVTTGLGASSAALVLTSNVPIVAGAVMTGTGQRQDVAFTAGTPSLELGSAVARNGAGSRLVLTAVGAAAGRVRVQVVPGKGAAEPPFDVDVPAGRTRSVRLKARGDFAIVVTPVSGEVYGGRVLEERLKDGLMLTVQPLAPARVWTLLPPLTDTPRVVAP
- a CDS encoding DUF3499 domain-containing protein, translating into MSPVRRCSRTACSQPAVFTLTYVYADSTAVLGPLATYAEPHCYDLCAEHAERLTAPRGWEVVRLPTDGASPSSDDLEALANAVREAARPARPGSGEPVGDGVEVGRRGHLRILRSAQPNRER